CGAGTGCAAGTATGAGGGCGTCATCATCTGAACCACCTGGAACACCTACTGTGACATAGTTGGTGATCTCTATTGGTGAACCGGTTGACCAGTCCTGAATGGACGGATAGTACATGTAGATGGTTTTGCTCATGGCATATCCACTAATGGTACCCAGGCACATGTGTCCATGGAATGCGGCCTGTTTGAGCAGATCTGCTGGTGCCCCGACGGCCCACGCGTTTGCAAGGCTTGCGAAGGGGAAAGCGTCATCCCCCAGCTTTGATGTGAGATTGTTCCACTGGGCAGGGGTCATGTTCTGGGACACCGTTCCAAGGTACACAAGTGTGGTGTTCCTGTAGAATGCCATGAGAAGGTTTCTACCATTTTTCACTATGAACGCCGTGCACAGTGGGTCTTTAGCTGTTCTTCGAAGGGTAAGCAGGTTCGCCCTGCCGTAGCTTATCAGGCCACCGCCCCTGTTAAGTATTCCTTCTATGACGTCCTCTGTAGTCATATTACGGTACTTCACAAGGCCAGCTGTTGTTATAATAAGGACCTCTTCTTGCCGGTGAAGTTCAGGAGTTTATCTGCTTTATCTGTCACCTCTCTACCGATCCTGTATGGTTCAGTTGCATTTAGCAAGAGGTTTATGCTTGCATAGTACCTTCTATCCTGGGGGTCCATGGGATTCGGTTTGAGGTTTAACCTTCTCTCTACGGTAACGTAGCCTGGCGCCCTCACAGTCAGTGTGAGGTTCGCTGCACTTATGTTTGAATGCTGGAATATCAGCTTTGTATAACCACTGGAGGGGTCGTAGGTCCTGTTGTATTCTATGCCTGTACCGGAATCCGTGATCTCGAGGGTCGGATTGATCCTACCGTTGTCATCGCTGTACTGGCAGCTGACAAGGACACCAACCTCGCAGGTTGCGTTGTCTGCAGCTGCCACTGAACCCGTAAGCATGGCCAGAAGGAACAGAACTGAGACAATGAATAATCTCCTCATCCATTTCACCTCCCTCTAATTTGTCTCGTATTAACTAATTCTTACAATATAAAGATATATTATTACATTTTTTCTGTTGATTTAATGAAAGGTAATAATACAAAACATGCTTTACCGCCATCACCTATATCTGAATCGTAATCCAGAGATAGGGTGGTGATAGTTATGGATTATGAGGATATAGTTGGATTCCACGGTCACTCCTGTGCAGGGACGGCCATCGGATACAAGGTCGGTGAGATCGTAGCTGAGAGATTCGGAAGGTCAGAGGATGAGGAAATAGTGGCGGTTGTTGAGAATGATAGCTGCAGCATCGACGCCATCCAGTTCATGACAGGATGCACCTTTGGAAAGGGCAACCTGATATTCAGGGACTACGGGAAACATGTTTACACATTCTTCAACAGGAAAACAGGTCATGGAATCAGGGTATCACTTAAAAAACCAATGAATCAGCTCATGAAGGAACTTGGGGTTACAGACAGGGCTGAAATGACAGGGAAGATACTTGAAATGGATCCACATGAACTATTTGAGGTCAGGAATGTTTCAGAGAAACCCCCCGAGGAGGCAAGGATATATGGATCAGTCATATGTGCAGAATGCGGTGAACCCGTCTCAGAGCACCGTGCAAGAATAAAGAATGGCAGAATCGTCTGCATCCCCTGTTTTAAAGGTTAATAAAAAAAGCGGACCCGGGGGGATTTGAACCCCCGACCTTGGGATCCGAAGTCCCACGTCATATTCCAGGCTAGACTACGGGCCCCCTACACACATCTCTATTTAAAGTTAACCATTTAAATATTTTCTCATCTAGATGAAGACCTAAAAACAGGGACAGCAGACAGCTTTATAGGAAATGCCCCTTAATTAAGAATATGAGCATGCTGATATAAGGATTCACGTGATAAATATGCACCGTAGATTCGGACACCTCAGAGTTGTTGATGGCGATTGAAATGCTTGCAAAGAGGATAATACCATGCCTTGACTGTGACCTCCAGGTTCCAAATGGCCGGGTCGTGAAGGGAGTTGAATTCAAACAGATAAGATACGCAGGGGACCCAGTTGAACTCGCGACAAGGTACTATGAGGATGGAGCCGATGAGATAGTGTTCCTTGACATCACGGCATCACATGAGAGACGGGAGACCATGACCCATGTGATAGAGGCCACCACAGAGAACGTCTTTGTACCAATATGTGTCGGTGGAGGTATAAGGGAACCAGAGGACTACGTCAAGATGCTGAAGGCAGGGGCGGACAAGTGCTCCACCAATACAGCCGCAATAAAGAACCCGGAACTCATCAATGAGGCCTCAGACCTGGTGGGGTCCCAGGCGTGCGTCGTTGCGATAGACGCCAAGAGGAGGTACATCGAAAACCCCAGAGAATCAGATGAAAGGTTCATAATAGAGGTTGATGACGGATACTGCTGGTACGAGTGCAGCATCTACGGTGGAAGGGAATTCACAGGTATTGACGCGGTGAACTGGGCAATGGAATGCCAGGATCGAGGTGCAGGTGAGATTCTACTCACATCAATGGACCGTGACGGTACAAAGATGGGCTACGACATTCCCCTCACAAGGACCATGAGCGAGAACCTTGACATACCTGTGATCGCATCAGGGGGTGTAGGGGAACCTGAACACATCTATGAGGCATTCACGGATGGAATGGCAGACGCTGCACTTGCTGCAAGCATATTCCACTTCAATGAATACCCTGTACCTGTGGTGAAGGAGTACCTCAGAGCAAGGGGAGTCCCCATAAGACTGTAGTGTAAGGGGGGGGATCAATGAGGATATATGTTGGGGACTTTGACCTTGAGATGACCCAGAGGAGCGGCCAGACCTCCCAGCCACCCTGGAGGGAGGTTGAGGGCGCCTTCAGGGAACTTCTCATCATCGAGGGGAGGCCCTGCCCGGTTGAGGTCAGGGATGAGGCTGAAATGCTCAGGGTCAGACCCTACGTGGATGTACCTCAGAGGCCTCTCAGGGAAAAGATTGAGTACATATTCGACCTGAAATTTGATATTGAAGATTTCTACACATTCCTCGAGGATAAAAATTTATCATACACGCTTGAATCATCAAGGGGGCTGCGGCTGTTCCTTGCAAAGGACCCATTTGAGTGTGTGATATCCTCAATAGCATCAGCAAACTGCTCGGTTGTGAGATGGACAAGGTCCATAGAGGACATAAGGAGGCTCTGGGGAGAGGCCCACACCTTCAATGGTGAGACCTTCCACACCTTCCCATCCCCCCATGTACTGGCAGGCGTGGCTGAGGACTCCCTTGAGGACCTCCAGAGGTCTGAGGATAACCTCCCCTCTGACTTCAGGTTCAGTGGCCTCAGATCCTGTGGTGTCGGCTACAGGGCACCATACATCAGGGAGACATCAAGGATACTCGCAGAGGAGATGGATATCAGCAGTATCGATGGGATGGACTATTATGATGCAAGGGAGCTCCTCCTTGAACTCCCGGGTGTGGGCCCCAAGGTCGCTGACTGCATACTACTCTATGGCTTCAGGAAGACAGAGGCCTTCCCGGTGGATGTATGGATCAGGAGGATCATGAACCACGTCTACCCTGGCAGGAACTTCAATGACAGGTCGATGGTGGAATTCGCCCAGAGGGAGTACGGTGAGATGGCTGGCTATGTGCAGCTCTATCTTTTCAACCATGCCAGAAGATCCGGGTTGCTTGAGAGGCTCAGGTAAGCATTGCATACAGCCTGCTGGATGGTGGGGAATTATATGGCAAGGAGCCAGATGAAGCAGATAATTGCCAGATTCAAAGGAACCGCAAGGAAATCCTTTGAGGACCTGAGGAGGGCCCTCGATGAAAGGTACTGCTGGAAGTGCCCCCAGAGGTCCACAAGGGAGAATATAGGGTGCCGTGAGGCAGATGCATGGATAAGGCTCCGATCAGCCCTTGAGGAGGAACTCAGGGCCCACCTGGCCGAAACCCTTGGGAAGGATCGACTTGATCTTGTGCTCCTGAGGATGAGGGACAGGGAGTGCACCGGGGACCTGAAGATAATCAGGAGGCGCCAGGAGTACCTGGTTGTCCGGGACAGTGTATCCGGGATCAGGATAGGCCATGAGGTCCTGCTGGGACCCAATGTCCTTAGGGTTGAAAGAATTGAGGGAGTGAGGATCATAACAGATCAGGGAGCACACCCCATACATGAAATTGAGGGTAGGGTGCTTGGGAGGATAGGGCCCAGGCACCACCTCTACAGGGAGATAAAGGAAATGGAGGAATAGTAATGGATCTTAAGGAAAGGATTGAGTCTGCAGCATCGGTAAGGGAAGCCTCAGATATTGTTTTTGATGAAATAAAGAGGAGGACTGGGAGCAGTTACTGCTACGTTGCCTATGTTGACCCCGAGAACAGGGACAGTGTCGGCATAAAATTCTCCCACCTCACAGAATACTGCAGACACTACGAGGAGATGGGGGAGGCACGCTTTAAACTTCCAGCCAGCGGCAGGTACGGGGGCCTCCTCGGCTACTCCCTTGACACCGGGGAATCATTCTTCACAAACGACCCTGCCAGGCACCCGGCAGCCCATGGCATACCTGATGGGCACAGGAGGGTTTCAAAGTTCCTTTCAGTGGCTGTTAAGGATTCAGAGGGAATACTCGGCCAGATAGTCGCAGCCGATCCACCAGAAAACTACGATGAAAACCACCTCAGAATAGCAGAGGAAATTGCAGAACACTATGCAGGGGTCCTCAGGAGGTTCTGGAGGGGCGAAATCCCCCTTGAGTGATATCAGGGAACGATTCATTCGTCGTAGACCCTGACCTTTAGCATCTGGTCTCCCCTTTCTATGGATTCCACAACATCCATACCCCTTACAACCCTCCCGAAGACGGTGTGGACACCATCAAGGTGGGGCTGGGGTGATAATGTTATGAAGAACTGGCTGCCGCCGGTGTCTCTCCCTGCATGTGCCATTGAGAGGGCCCCCTTAACGTGCCTGTTTGGATTTATCTCGCACTTTATGGTGTAACCGGGGCCACCTGTCCCATCGCCCACCGGACACCCACCCTGGATCACGAAGTCGGGTATGACCCTGTGGAAGGTTAGTCCATCATAGAATCCACTGTTTGAAAGCTTTTCAAAGTTTGCAACCGTGTTTGGGGCATCCTCCTCAAAGAGGATCAGCTCTATCTCACCCTTAACGGTTTCAATAACAGCCCTTTTCATTTAACCACCTTAACATAAATATTTATTATCAGTTTAGGTTCAACATTAATACAGTTCCCCATTATAAATTTTTGGTGATATCATGGATTCAGAGGAAATAATTGAACTTGAAGGTAAATTCATCATGCAGACATATACAAGGCAGCCCATTGTACTGTCCCATGGAAAGGGGGCAACTGTATGGGACATTGAGGGCAACTCCTACATAGACTGCTTTGCAGGGGTCGCTGTTAACAGTATCGGCCACGCCCACCCGAAGGTCGCCCTCGCCATCTGCCACCAGGCCCAGAGGCTCATCCATTCATCCAACATTTACTATACCCGGGAGCAGGTTGAACTCGCAAAGCTTCTAACGGCCATATCCCCACATGACAGGGTTTTCTTTGCAAACAGTGGTGCAGAGGCCAACGAGGGGGCCATAAAACTTGCAAGGAAGTTCACGGGCAAATCTGAGATAATAGCAGCTGAGAACTCCTTCCATGGAAGGACGCTTGCAACCGTAACTGCGACTGGTCAGAAGAAGTACAGCGAACCCTTCAAACCACTGCCTGAAGGCTTTAAACATGTCCCCTACGGCGACATTGGGGCAATGGCGGATGCTATAGGTGATGAAACAGCAGCCATAATCCTGGAACCTGTGCAGGGTGAGGGGGGAGTCATAGTCCCACCCAAGGGCTACCTGAAGGATGTTCAGGAACTTGCAAGGCAGAATGATGTGCTCCTGATCCTCGATGAGGTCCAGACAGGCTTTGGACGGACCGGGGCAATGTTTGCATCCCAGTTATTTGGCATAGAGCCAGATATAACAACCGTGGCAAAGGCCATGGGGGGCGGCTATCCAATAGGAGCTGTACTTGCAAATGAGAGGGTTGCAAGGGCATTTGAACCCGGTGACCATGGATCCACCTTCGGGGGAAACCCCCTGGGATGCGCTGCAGCCATAGCCACCATCGAAGTTTTGATGGACGAGAAGCTACCTGAGAGGGCAGCTAAGATGGGTTCATACTTCCTTGGAAGGCTCAGGCAGGTCCTCCATGGATGTGATGCCGTCAGGGAGATACGCGGTGTCGGCCTCATGATTGGAATTGAGATCGATGGTGACTGTTCAGGGCTGGTTGACGCTGCAAGGGAGATGGGGGTCCTGATAAACTGCACAGCCGGCAACGTCATAAGGATCGTGCCGCCCCTGGTAATAAAGAAGGAGGAGATTGATGCGGCTGTGGATGTACTGGGTCATGTGATCTCAGATCTCTGATAGCTCCAGCTTCTCGCACCTGAAGAGGTCTGGCCTATCACCTTTGAATTCACTCAGCCAGGGAGAAAATTCAAGGTCTCCTGACCTGAACCAGCAGAAGTCCTCATGCTCCATGCTCAGCTCAAGGGCACCCCCCTTGACCTCCACAGAGAATATTATATTCACTGATACCTTCTGGGGGAACATCTGCTCATATGCCCCTAGAAGATGCAGGGGCCTGACCATGAGACCCGTCTCCTCATGGACCTCCCTTGAAAGGGCCTCATCAAGTGTTTCCCCTGCCCTCACCTTACCCCCCGGGAGCTCCCAGAGGGATGGGTTTGTGCCGGATTCTCTGGACCTCCTGAGCATTAAAACACCATTCTCGCCCCTTATAAGGGCCCTTACAACTGGAATAAACGGCTTCATATTTTCACACCCTAAGGACTTATATTGTCATTTGGATAAAGATTTGATTAAACTTTAGTAGTTAGGGAGTTACTAGAACCCCCTCGTCTACATATCATTAAATTTAGGAGGATCACCACTAATGTTTCCTGATATTGAGGTTAACGATAAGGGACATCTTGTGATTGGCGGTGCAGATGCAGTTGAACTTGCAGATGAATACGGCACCCCACTGTATGTAATAGATGAGATGAGGATAAGGGAGAACTACCGGAGGCTCCACAGGGCATTCTCAGGTGAATATTCACGTTTCCAGATATTCTACGCCTGCAAGGCCAACACCAACCTTGCAGTCATGAGGATACTGGAGGAGGAGGGGAGCGGAATTGATGCGGTATCCACTGGAGAGATCTACACTGCCCTCCTGGCTGGTTTTGACCCTGAAAGGATACTCTACACAGGTAACAACGTCAGGGACGATGAACTGCAGTTCGCCGTAGATTCAGGTGTCAGGATAAACGTGGATTCAAGGTCACAGCTCCTCCGGCTTTCAGAGATCGCCCCTGAGGGTCTCAGGATATCCTTCAGGGTGAACCCCCTCGTGGGGGCAGGGCACCACGAGCACTGCATCACCGGCGGAGAGATGAGCAAGTTCGGTATAATGGATAGGGAGGCCCCGGAGGTCTACAGGATGGCCATGGACCTTGGATTTGAGCCTGTGGGGATACATGCTCATATAGGCTCAGGTATACTGGACCCTGAGCCCTTCATGCTGGCCGTTGAAACCCTCATGGACATAGCCGGAAGGGTTCATGAGGACACAGGGGTTGAATTCGAGTTCATAGACTTTGGGGGTGGGCTCGGGATACCCTACACACCTGAGGAGGAACCCCTGGATATCGATGAATTCGCATCAAAGATAACAGGACTCTTCAAGGATAAACTCTCAGAGTACGGTCTTGGAAGACCCATGATGTGCCTGGAACCCGGCAGGTACATAGTTGGGGATGCATCCTACCTCCTCACAAGGGTCAACACCATAAAGGAGAGCTACAGGAAATTTGCAGGTGTTGACGCGGGCTTCAACACCCTCCTGAGGCCCGCCATGTATGGATCCTACCACCACATACTTGTGGCTGAAAGACCTCTGGATGAGCCATCTGAGAAGATGGATGTGGCTGGAAACGTGTGTGAATCAGGGGACCTATTTGCAAGGGACAGGCCGCTTCCTGAAATTAATGAGGGCGATGTCCTGGCCATCATGAACTCAGGGGCCTACTCCTTCTCAATGTCCTCCCAGTACAACTCCAGGCCAAGACCAGCCGAGGTCCTTGTGAGGGAGGGTCAGGTTGATGTTGTCAGGGAGAGGGAGACCTTCTCTGACCTCTTAAGGGGACAGAATGTACCTGCAAGACTTCTAAAGAGGTAGATCTGATGACGAAGATGATACTCTTTTCCAAGATGCATGGACTTGGAAATGACTACGTGGTTATAGATGAGAGCACCCAGGAGTGCATATCCGAGGAGGAGAAGCCAGAGTTTGTAAGGGAGGTATGCACCAGGGGATTCTCTGTGGGCGCTGATGGTGTTATATTTGTCCAGCCTCCATCCGGTGAAGGTGATATCCGCTTCAGGATATTCAATGCCGATGGAAGCGAGGCAGAGATGTGCGGAAATGGTATAAGGTGCTTCTCAAAGTTTGTATATGACAATGCCATAGTGAGGAAGAGGAGACTGGAGGTGGAAACCCTCGCAGGTATCAAGACCGTGGAACTGGAGGTCGAGGATGGTGCAGTGGTCTCCTCAAGGGTTGATATGGGTACAGCCACCTTCAAAACAGACCAGATACCCATGGATGTTGAGGAGTATGAGTTCATAGACAGGTTCCTCCCTGTTGAGGGCGAGGACATCAAGCTCACAGCACTAAGCGTCGGGAACCCCCACGCCATAATATTCGTTGACGATGCACGGGGGGTGGACCTTCACAGGCTTGGACCGGCAATAGAGAACCATCCCCTCTTTCCTGAGAGGATAAATGTCCACTTTGTTGAGGTCGTGAGCCCCTCTGAGATAATCATGGTGACATGGGAGAGGGGCGCCGGACCCACCATGGCCTGCGGTACCGGGGCCACAGCCAGTGTAATTGCAGGTGTTAAACTCGAAAAACTGGATGACAGTGTCCTGGTGCACCTTCCAGGAGGGGAACTTAAAATAGATGTCTACCAGGACGGCGCAGAACTTGGGGCCTACATGGAGGGGGATGCCGTCATGGTATTTGATGGTATACTGCTCCGTGATCCATAGGATGGTTTAAAAGGCCCTGTAATTCATTTTTCAAATCCTTGAAAAATGGTAGGGGCCTGGTTTTATCAGGGATCCACTTGGGGATCTCCCATATTGTTTGATTTTTGGGTCGGGGTAACATGTGTCTCTCACTGTTCCATGTGAGAGCATCCGTGATGTCTGGTTCCTTTCCTAAAGTTGGGTTATAATATTGTGCATCTTAATAACACTTCAATTTTTCAGAGGTTTTTGTCTCAAGCTTTTTAAGAGGTGCATGCAGAGCAGACAATTAGATGTGTTTGAGGAATACTTAAAAGGAGCATGAGCATGTTTGCTATGAACAAGCCGATGTCTCCTGGTTTCAGAACTCTCTTCTTAATGTCACGTATGAAGATGAATATAAGGCCAAGGAAACACCCAAGACAAAGAGTTGAAAAAACTTCGATCTTGAAGGAATAATCTGCACCTTTACCCTTGATGTTCTGCATTTCCTCGTTGTTTTCAGTGCTGGTTTGAGCTGCGCTGTCCACGGCCGGAATGTTATATGGTTATTGGTTGATTACAGTAGTGTAACCTGTAAATCTCTTGGAAATTGTGGGGTGTTAATTGTCTATCTTTTTCCCCCGCTGGATCTGCAAGTTCAACACTTTCATTTAGTTAAGTTTAATCTCCTGCTGATAACTTTATGTTGGCTATTTCACCTTCTCTTTTTTATCAAATGCAAGTAAAATTAACGCTGCTATAGTCACTATAGTCATGGTATTTCTTAGTAACGGTGGCTGCCGGGTTAGTATTACTATATAAAATAATAAAGCCAGAGCTATTGTGTAAAACAAAAGTTTTAATCTTCTTCCGGGGGTATCATAGATACTTTGAAGTCTGGCATATCCATAAAGAGTTAGTACAATTAACATGAACATTAACAATCTTAACTCTGAGTATTGGAAAAAATTAAATTCTATGTATAAAAAAATCCCAAAAAAGACTGCAGACAGGAGTAACATTATTCTTTTTTCTTGTTTTTCATTTATATCCATAAATACTCCTCCTATTTCATAAAAATAAAATTAGATATCAGGTATATGTCCACCAACCCTCTTTAAGATGCGCTGTTCCCACGGTGCCTAGATAAGCTGTCCCTAAGAAACCAAACAGCTTACCCACGGGATGATTTGTGTAACCTAGTGCTACACAGACCCAGGCACCTCCATAGTAGACTCTCCACCAGTTAAAGCTTCGGTTGTACCATGTATTCCTGTTCCATCTCCCTTCTCTCTTTAACCTTTGATTTAGCCTGTACTTCCAGTTTTTACCTTTAATGTTCTGCATTTCTTCAGTGGTTAAAGTTTTTACTGTTTTCTGCTTGTACATTGGTTGTCACTGAGTCAATGGTTTAATTCTTTGTATCTATGGTTGTCTTATTGTTGAATATGGGGGCGTAGCCGCTGTAGATTTCTTGGAATTCATTTTATGCTTCTTTTGGTTTGGTTCTGGAGGATATGATCTTGTTTATCATGGCGTTTATCATGGCTCCTATGGTCATAAGTATGAGGGTGGTGAAAAAGGATCCTACTAGAAGTAGTAGTATCCAAGGGCTATTGTGGATCATTGATTCTGGTATTCTTATTGATCCTATTTCTGGTATGAGTCTGATTAATCCTATGAGTAAAGATACTGTGGCTGCTATAATCACTGTTATAATCATGTTAACTGCTTCTTCTTCCTTCTTACTGAAATGTGCAATAAAGAACCCTGCCAGGATAACAAGGGACAATCCTAGAGGGAATGCCACGTCCAATATCAGGGGGATGAGAAGTACTGCCGAACCAATTAACAAGACATATACCCGTTGCATTTTCACATGCCCTCGAATGATATCCATATTCTTCACACCTTATTTCTTCTTGCCTTCACAAAAAATAAGAAGGTGATAACTAATAATATTCTTCATACTTAATCTCTTCATGCCGCATACCTATATCCCACGCGCCGATACCAATCCATATAGCGATCACTATAAGTCTTACAGCGAGCATAATAATAGTCAAAGCCATCAGCATCCAGCGTAAAAATACAGCGCACCATTTGGGCTGTATAAGAGGCCAGATGGAATCCATAATAGGCACGGACACGCACAGGGTACCAACCACACCAATGATAAGAACACCGCCACTTCCATGGATGCCAATGTTTATGCCTCCATTTTTTACCTTTAATGTTCTTCATTTCCTCATCAGTCAGAGTTCTATTGTCTGCCTTCACATCAGAGGCGGTATCTGTCAGGTTATTTATGGAGTCTGATGAGTTTGTATTCTTGTTGCTTTGATCTGTAGTTTCGTTGACCTGTGGATCATTAGGATCATTTATAACCAGTGCATATCCGCTATAAATCTCAGCAAACTCTTCTATATTCATTTCGATGTTCCCGAGGCTTGGATCTGCGAGTTTGATCGTGTCATTGGTGATTCCGTTTATTACGGTGTAGTGTCCCGTGCCGTCATTGATGGTATAGGCGATCATGTTTTCTCTGAGTTCAGATATGTTTAGTTTCATGCCGGTTGCGTTCACTCCCTTGGCCCTGCTGGCTTCCAGGAGGCCCTGCATGGTGGTCCCGTCTTCGGTTGTTCCGGCAAGGCTTGCGAGTTCATCCTCTGTGGTGTTCACTCCGAGTCTCTGGAGGAGGGTGGCGAGTGCTGCGGGTCCGCAGGTGTAGTTCCTTGTCTGGAGGACCACACCCTCAAAATCCACTGTGACATTATCAGGGACCTCCGAGTTATCCTGGACATCAAAGCATGTGGAGTTGTCTGCGCAGACCTCAGCATCCACTCCAGGGTCGTCTGCAGCGGCTGAAGAGTTAACAGACACCGCGAGGAGGAGCACGACCAGCAACAGGACATAAAAACCTCTCACCATGGACACCTCCATTAACTGATAATAATTCTATACAAAAAACTCATATATATATATTACGGATCAGCTACAGCATATTACTTGAAGCGACAGTAAAATTTCATAGTAGGCATATAAATGGGGGACTCGCCATAAATCGATGGGAGATTAAAAAAACTGGAAAAACATGACACACCAGCTCATGGTGGTTATAAAATTCTTTAAATCCTGGCTGTTATCAGGACTATCTCCTCAAAGAAGTACCTCTCACTTGCAGTAACGGACGCATCAAAACCCATACCTGCCAGTTTCTGGAGGGTCTTCTCTGTATCAGAGAGGGAAGACTGCACCAGCTGGACCCTCCCTCTGGGTTTCAGGTGTGCTGGAACTTCGTCAAGGAACCTGTCTATAACCATCCTGCCGTCGGGGCCCCCGTTCCAGGCAAGGTCCAGGACATCCCCTGTGGCATCCTCCTCTGTGGCTGGAAGGTAGGGTGTGTTAAAGAGGATGACGTCAAATTTTTCACCCTCAACCGGCTCAAAGAGGTCTCCATGGAGGATTCTGATTTTAACTCCATTGATAATGGCATTCTCCTGTGCGCACTTAACTGCGGCGGGATTCACATCGGTTGCAGTCACATCCCCCTTCTCTGATGCTTTTATGGCAACAAGTCCTGTCCCGGTACCTATCTCAAGGACACTATCCCCTTCCATGACATCCAGGTTATCTGCAAGGAGGAAGGTGTCCTCTGCCGGCTCATAGACGTTTCTGCATGTTCTTATTTTAATCTCACCGTATCTTATCATTTCATTCTTCACCGTCCTCATCAAGGATGAAGACATCCTCGATATACTCCCTTCCAAGGGCCCTTGTGATTCTGTGGGCAAGGATCAGGGAGGGGCTGTAGCGTCCCCTCTCAAGGGCTATTATGGTCTGCCTTGTCACCCCAACCCTCTCTGCGAGTTCCTCCTGGGTTAATCCGAGTTCCTTCCTGTGTTCCCTTATGAGTGTCCTCAATTCTCCCTCTCCAGCCGGTAGTTTGTCACGGATTTTGCAAGTACACCTGCAATGAGTGCAAGTACAATGAAGGGGTCTACGTGGGGCTTTCCCTGCAGGGAGCTTGAGATGAGTTCTATGAATACTCCAATTACAAGCACTGGCATCAT
This region of Methanothermobacter thermautotrophicus genomic DNA includes:
- a CDS encoding helix-turn-helix transcriptional regulator; protein product: MRTLIREHRKELGLTQEELAERVGVTRQTIIALERGRYSPSLILAHRITRALGREYIEDVFILDEDGEE
- the dapF gene encoding diaminopimelate epimerase; amino-acid sequence: MTKMILFSKMHGLGNDYVVIDESTQECISEEEKPEFVREVCTRGFSVGADGVIFVQPPSGEGDIRFRIFNADGSEAEMCGNGIRCFSKFVYDNAIVRKRRLEVETLAGIKTVELEVEDGAVVSSRVDMGTATFKTDQIPMDVEEYEFIDRFLPVEGEDIKLTALSVGNPHAIIFVDDARGVDLHRLGPAIENHPLFPERINVHFVEVVSPSEIIMVTWERGAGPTMACGTGATASVIAGVKLEKLDDSVLVHLPGGELKIDVYQDGAELGAYMEGDAVMVFDGILLRDP
- a CDS encoding C39 family peptidase yields the protein MVRGFYVLLLVVLLLAVSVNSSAAADDPGVDAEVCADNSTCFDVQDNSEVPDNVTVDFEGVVLQTRNYTCGPAALATLLQRLGVNTTEDELASLAGTTEDGTTMQGLLEASRAKGVNATGMKLNISELRENMIAYTINDGTGHYTVINGITNDTIKLADPSLGNIEMNIEEFAEIYSGYALVINDPNDPQVNETTDQSNKNTNSSDSINNLTDTASDVKADNRTLTDEEMKNIKGKKWRHKHWHPWKWRCSYHWCGWYPVRVRAYYGFHLASYTAQMVRCIFTLDADGFDYYYARCKTYSDRYMDWYRRVGYRYAA
- a CDS encoding HemK2/MTQ2 family protein methyltransferase, translated to MIRYGEIKIRTCRNVYEPAEDTFLLADNLDVMEGDSVLEIGTGTGLVAIKASEKGDVTATDVNPAAVKCAQENAIINGVKIRILHGDLFEPVEGEKFDVILFNTPYLPATEEDATGDVLDLAWNGGPDGRMVIDRFLDEVPAHLKPRGRVQLVQSSLSDTEKTLQKLAGMGFDASVTASERYFFEEIVLITARI